A single window of Thalassoroseus pseudoceratinae DNA harbors:
- a CDS encoding sialate O-acetylesterase, giving the protein MLQRILTSALLVFVGASSALAADSVKVFILAGQSNMQGHGIIDANPKRNDGKGSLTWLVENPVTNKKFGHLINEDAEWTARDDVQIWYLGRKGNLKPGFGANEERIGPELGFGHVVGDAINEPILLIKIAWGGKSLGKDFRPPSSGGEVGPYYQELLKHTKATLADAATLFPQYKGHKLELVGFGWHQGWNDRVNQAFNDAYEENMANFIRDIRKDLKTPGLPFVIAETGMSGHQEKHPRALSLMKAQAAVATHPEFQGNVAFVGTKDFFRAKEESPSGQAYHWNTNAETYYLIGEAMGQAMLKLIDD; this is encoded by the coding sequence ATGTTGCAACGAATTCTGACGAGCGCTCTGTTGGTCTTCGTAGGAGCGTCGTCCGCGTTGGCGGCCGATTCGGTCAAAGTGTTCATTTTGGCTGGTCAATCGAATATGCAAGGGCATGGCATTATTGATGCCAACCCGAAGCGAAACGATGGCAAGGGCTCTTTGACGTGGCTTGTCGAGAATCCTGTCACGAACAAGAAATTTGGACATCTCATCAACGAAGACGCCGAGTGGACGGCCCGTGATGATGTGCAGATTTGGTATCTCGGCCGCAAGGGCAACTTGAAACCCGGTTTCGGTGCCAATGAGGAACGGATCGGCCCGGAACTGGGGTTCGGGCATGTCGTTGGGGACGCGATCAACGAACCGATCTTGCTGATCAAAATTGCTTGGGGTGGCAAGAGTCTTGGGAAAGATTTTCGACCGCCGTCATCTGGCGGCGAGGTGGGGCCGTATTACCAAGAGTTGCTGAAGCACACGAAGGCTACCCTGGCCGATGCCGCAACTTTGTTCCCACAATACAAAGGACACAAGCTGGAATTGGTCGGTTTCGGTTGGCATCAAGGATGGAATGACCGGGTCAATCAGGCATTCAATGATGCCTATGAAGAAAACATGGCGAACTTCATTCGTGATATCCGCAAAGACTTGAAGACCCCGGGTTTGCCATTCGTGATCGCTGAGACCGGCATGAGTGGTCATCAGGAAAAACATCCGCGGGCGTTGTCACTAATGAAAGCCCAAGCCGCCGTCGCGACGCATCCCGAGTTTCAAGGAAACGTGGCGTTCGTGGGCACAAAAGATTTCTTCCGCGCGAAAGAAGAATCGCCATCTGGCCAGGCTTATCACTGGAACACGAACGCCGAGACGTACTACCTCATCGGCGAAGCCATGGGGCAAGCCATGCTGAAGCTCATCGACGATTAA
- the topA gene encoding type I DNA topoisomerase: MAKDVGKKYQALVIVESPAKAKKIGGFLGPKYKVLASVGHVRDLPASRKEIPEKYKKEEWAELGVKVDEDFEPFYVVSSDSKKIIKELKAALKESSELIIATDEDREGESIGWHLVQLLDPKVPVSRMVFSEITKDAIQHAIQNPRQIDEDLVEAQETRRVVDRLFGFPLSKLLWRKVAPKLSAGRVQSVAVRVLVQRELERLAFHSATYWDLKAGLHAAGDKEPQAKDRFTADLMTVDGKRIASGKDFDENTGKLKEGSNVLLLSEDDAKKLVEKIKSSDWQVESVEEREQTRKPSAPFTTSTLQQEANRKLNMTARETMRTAQELYQNGLITYMRTDSVNLSKEAVTAARKCVKDRYGDKFLHSSERQYTSKSKGAQEAHEAIRPAGTEMKTADEHNLKGREAKLYDLIWKRTVATQMAEARLRFQTVTIKVEDTQFRASGRSVIFPGFFRAYVEGSDDPEAALDDQDSVLPPLTEGQTLSCEQVDALSHETKPPARYTEASLVRQLEAEGIGRPSTYASILGTIQDRGYARKNGSQLVPTFTAMAVTRLLEQHFPNLVDYKFTARMEQDLDDIAAGQAERLPYLQRFYSGDEGLDTQLKEKIETIDPREACTLQLSGVDSAIRVGKYGPYLEKENNGEKVTASLPNDFAPGDLTNEFVEDQIQKKQEGPKPLGMHPEEGLPIYLKSGPYGWYVQLGEITDENPKPKRKGLINSIDPETITLDQAIALMNLPRKLGQHPETGNVVKTDVGMYGPYVLHNKVYGNFDKKKHTYEFEGKEYTPLDITMEAAVDMLSKTKKRAAAEPLRVLGEHPESGQPVQVFEGKYGPYVRHGKKKVFASVPKDQDVNELTLAEGIALLEEKAGQKKTKKKKKTTKKKAAKKTTAKKKTTKKKS; the protein is encoded by the coding sequence GTGGCTAAGGACGTTGGCAAAAAGTATCAGGCGTTGGTGATCGTCGAATCCCCAGCGAAAGCAAAAAAAATCGGCGGGTTTCTTGGGCCAAAATATAAGGTGTTGGCCAGCGTCGGGCACGTCCGCGACCTGCCCGCCAGCCGCAAGGAAATTCCCGAGAAGTATAAAAAGGAAGAGTGGGCCGAACTCGGTGTGAAAGTCGACGAAGACTTCGAACCGTTCTATGTGGTCTCTTCAGATAGCAAGAAGATCATCAAGGAACTCAAGGCCGCTCTGAAAGAATCCAGCGAACTTATCATCGCGACCGACGAAGACCGCGAAGGGGAAAGCATCGGTTGGCACCTTGTGCAACTGCTCGATCCGAAGGTCCCCGTCAGTCGGATGGTGTTCTCCGAGATCACCAAAGACGCCATCCAGCACGCGATTCAGAATCCTCGGCAGATCGACGAAGACTTGGTCGAGGCTCAGGAAACGCGTCGTGTGGTTGATCGTCTCTTCGGTTTTCCGCTGAGTAAACTGCTCTGGCGGAAAGTTGCGCCGAAATTGTCCGCCGGTCGGGTGCAATCCGTCGCGGTCCGGGTGTTGGTGCAACGCGAGCTCGAACGCCTCGCCTTCCACAGCGCCACGTATTGGGATTTGAAAGCCGGTCTCCACGCCGCCGGTGACAAAGAACCGCAAGCCAAAGACCGCTTCACCGCCGACCTGATGACCGTCGACGGCAAAAGAATCGCCAGCGGGAAAGACTTCGACGAGAACACTGGAAAACTCAAAGAGGGCAGCAATGTGTTGTTGCTCAGTGAGGACGATGCGAAGAAACTCGTCGAAAAAATCAAATCATCCGATTGGCAAGTCGAGTCCGTCGAAGAACGCGAACAAACCCGCAAACCCTCGGCTCCGTTCACCACAAGTACGCTGCAACAGGAAGCGAACCGCAAACTCAACATGACTGCCCGCGAAACCATGCGGACGGCTCAGGAGTTGTATCAGAACGGGCTGATTACCTACATGAGAACTGACAGCGTGAACCTCTCCAAAGAGGCCGTCACGGCAGCTCGGAAATGTGTGAAGGATCGATACGGCGATAAGTTTCTGCACAGCAGCGAACGACAATACACATCCAAATCGAAGGGAGCACAGGAAGCTCACGAAGCGATCCGCCCCGCTGGAACGGAGATGAAAACCGCCGACGAACACAACCTGAAAGGTCGCGAGGCGAAACTTTACGATCTGATCTGGAAACGCACCGTCGCCACACAAATGGCGGAAGCAAGATTGCGATTCCAAACGGTGACAATCAAAGTCGAGGACACACAGTTTCGGGCGTCGGGTCGGTCGGTGATCTTTCCCGGTTTCTTCCGCGCTTATGTCGAAGGTAGTGACGATCCGGAAGCCGCTCTCGATGACCAAGACAGCGTGCTGCCGCCGCTCACCGAAGGTCAAACGCTCTCGTGCGAACAAGTTGATGCCCTCAGTCACGAAACCAAACCGCCGGCCCGTTACACGGAAGCCTCGCTCGTGCGGCAGTTGGAAGCTGAAGGAATCGGGCGACCGAGTACGTATGCAAGTATTCTCGGAACCATTCAAGACCGCGGGTACGCTCGAAAGAACGGTAGCCAACTCGTGCCGACGTTTACCGCGATGGCCGTGACCCGGTTGCTCGAACAGCACTTCCCGAACTTGGTCGATTACAAATTCACGGCTCGAATGGAACAAGACCTCGACGATATCGCCGCCGGGCAAGCCGAGCGGTTGCCGTATCTTCAACGGTTCTATTCGGGTGACGAAGGTCTCGATACGCAACTCAAGGAAAAGATTGAAACCATTGATCCTCGCGAAGCATGCACGTTGCAGCTTTCCGGTGTCGATTCCGCCATTCGGGTCGGCAAGTACGGTCCGTATCTCGAGAAGGAAAACAACGGCGAGAAGGTCACTGCTTCATTGCCAAACGATTTTGCGCCCGGCGATCTGACTAATGAGTTCGTCGAAGATCAAATTCAGAAGAAACAAGAAGGCCCGAAACCGCTTGGAATGCATCCGGAAGAGGGTTTGCCAATTTATTTGAAGAGCGGTCCTTACGGTTGGTATGTGCAGCTTGGCGAAATCACCGACGAAAACCCCAAACCGAAACGCAAAGGGTTGATCAATTCGATTGATCCCGAAACGATCACGCTCGATCAAGCCATTGCGTTGATGAATCTGCCGCGGAAACTCGGCCAACACCCTGAGACCGGGAACGTCGTCAAAACGGATGTTGGCATGTATGGTCCGTACGTGCTCCATAACAAGGTTTATGGCAACTTCGACAAGAAGAAACACACCTACGAGTTTGAAGGCAAAGAGTACACACCGCTCGACATCACAATGGAAGCGGCCGTCGATATGCTCTCCAAGACGAAAAAGCGAGCCGCCGCTGAGCCGCTACGTGTGTTGGGCGAGCATCCGGAATCCGGTCAACCGGTGCAAGTTTTCGAAGGCAAGTACGGCCCCTATGTTCGGCATGGCAAGAAGAAGGTGTTCGCCAGCGTCCCGAAAGATCAGGACGTCAACGAATTAACGCTCGCCGAAGGCATTGCCTTGCTCGAGGAAAAGGCCGGCCAAAAGAAGACCAAGAAAAAGAAAAAAACGACCAAGAAGAAAGCCGCGAAAAAGACCACGGCGAAGAAAAAGACAACCAAGAAAAAGAGCTAG
- a CDS encoding PilZ domain-containing protein has translation MSADPWSRPTLEDLQRILESIGKSDRENLREAERLELSVPAEITTMRGNTISAMTREISRLGIGMVHRGAVSPGEVTVRMASETRKFEYRVLIEWCHPCENGMFLSGGRFLRKSDD, from the coding sequence ATGTCGGCAGACCCTTGGAGCCGTCCCACCTTGGAAGATCTCCAACGCATCTTGGAATCCATCGGCAAGTCCGATCGGGAAAACCTGCGGGAAGCCGAGCGGTTGGAGCTTTCGGTCCCGGCGGAGATCACCACCATGCGGGGAAACACGATCTCAGCCATGACACGGGAAATCAGCCGTTTGGGGATCGGGATGGTGCATCGCGGAGCAGTCTCTCCCGGCGAAGTCACCGTGCGAATGGCGAGCGAAACCCGAAAATTCGAGTACCGTGTGCTCATCGAGTGGTGTCACCCCTGCGAGAACGGCATGTTCCTTAGCGGCGGACGATTCCTTCGCAAAAGCGACGACTAA
- a CDS encoding RDD family protein: MHPTETWDKQSSVSLALELQTPENIVLSYQLAGPASRCAAFLIDGLVRGGILIALMILSFLLADYLPGTSTGLMLLTLFFLDWGYFTISEGLFRGRTIGKRAMGLRVIHEHGHPVTFWGAMLRNFLRVVDGVPLSVFYFGTGMDISVGLQFIPVYGPALVTMILSPKLQRIGDFAAGTVVISERFGQLPREPVILSRIRPLERGEINHWKPDSRTLAIIDDYLSRRHVLSHERGHELCADLAMTMARKLEFKGDPYQLRDYPMSFLARAYVTFARRDDEDDTQWLPQETASNELAELEVVPRRTPRQHRTRL, translated from the coding sequence ATGCATCCGACGGAAACTTGGGACAAACAATCTTCAGTGAGTCTGGCGTTGGAACTCCAAACGCCGGAGAACATTGTTTTGTCGTATCAACTCGCCGGACCGGCCTCGCGATGTGCGGCGTTCCTGATTGATGGCCTGGTTCGTGGCGGAATCTTGATCGCTTTGATGATTCTATCGTTCCTGCTGGCCGATTATCTGCCGGGAACGTCGACCGGTTTGATGTTGCTGACCCTGTTCTTCTTGGATTGGGGATACTTCACCATCTCCGAAGGTTTGTTTCGTGGTCGCACGATCGGCAAACGGGCCATGGGCCTGCGGGTGATTCACGAGCACGGTCACCCCGTGACATTTTGGGGGGCGATGCTGCGGAACTTCCTGCGGGTTGTCGATGGCGTCCCGTTATCCGTGTTCTATTTCGGGACGGGAATGGATATTTCCGTGGGCTTGCAGTTCATACCCGTCTACGGACCTGCGTTGGTCACGATGATTCTCTCTCCGAAATTGCAACGCATCGGTGACTTCGCCGCCGGGACCGTGGTGATCTCCGAACGCTTCGGCCAATTGCCGCGAGAACCCGTGATTCTGTCGCGAATCCGGCCGCTCGAACGCGGTGAAATCAACCATTGGAAACCCGACAGCCGAACGCTGGCCATCATTGACGATTACCTCTCCCGACGTCATGTTCTCTCGCACGAACGCGGGCACGAACTGTGTGCCGACTTGGCGATGACGATGGCTCGAAAACTGGAATTCAAAGGCGACCCATACCAACTGCGGGATTACCCCATGTCGTTTTTGGCTCGGGCCTACGTAACATTTGCCCGGCGAGACGACGAAGATGACACACAATGGTTACCCCAGGAAACGGCATCGAATGAGTTGGCCGAGTTGGAGGTCGTCCCGCGTCGCACACCCCGGCAACATCGGACACGTCTTTGA
- a CDS encoding stage II sporulation protein M, protein MNKRDFLKQRRPVWNRFSKQVGRLETGKFRRLSGNGVLDFSRMFREVCHDLATVRANEWGGQLETYLNELAARGHNVFYRSPPGRIERFLDFLAVGYPRTFRKNIGYFWAGCLCFFLPLIATWTVVQKDSELAGRIMPPAQLEVMEAMYDYDPDDPTRPVFQEDRAGMGGFYVYNNVGIALRAFAAGIFLGVVTVYVLLSNGIYIGAVAGYLIAEGHGKAFTSFAISHGSFELTAIAIAGGAGLMLGNALIHPGQQTRRQALQTRGLEAVQIAGGAAVMLFIAALLEAFWSPAGIPSLLKYIIGGSLWGLVALYLLLAGRGGDSSEEID, encoded by the coding sequence ATGAACAAACGCGATTTTCTCAAGCAACGTCGTCCGGTTTGGAATCGGTTCTCGAAACAGGTCGGTCGCCTGGAAACCGGGAAGTTTCGGAGACTGAGCGGCAACGGCGTGTTGGACTTCTCACGGATGTTTCGCGAGGTTTGTCACGACTTGGCGACGGTGCGGGCGAATGAATGGGGTGGGCAACTCGAGACCTATCTCAATGAACTAGCTGCTCGTGGACACAACGTGTTCTATCGGTCGCCACCGGGACGGATCGAACGGTTTCTGGATTTTCTCGCCGTTGGCTATCCACGCACATTTCGCAAGAACATCGGTTACTTTTGGGCCGGATGTCTGTGCTTCTTTCTGCCGTTGATCGCCACTTGGACAGTCGTGCAGAAAGATTCCGAGTTGGCCGGTCGAATCATGCCGCCGGCTCAGTTGGAAGTCATGGAGGCCATGTACGACTACGATCCCGATGATCCCACACGCCCCGTCTTTCAAGAAGATCGAGCCGGAATGGGGGGATTCTACGTTTACAATAATGTCGGCATTGCGTTGCGAGCGTTTGCCGCCGGGATTTTTCTCGGGGTGGTCACGGTGTATGTGCTGCTTTCAAACGGGATTTACATCGGAGCCGTCGCGGGATATCTCATCGCGGAAGGACACGGCAAAGCGTTTACCAGCTTTGCGATTTCTCATGGTTCCTTCGAACTCACCGCCATCGCCATCGCGGGGGGAGCCGGTTTGATGCTCGGGAATGCCCTGATTCACCCTGGCCAACAAACTCGTCGGCAAGCACTACAAACCCGCGGTTTGGAAGCTGTTCAAATTGCGGGCGGTGCGGCAGTGATGTTGTTCATCGCGGCGTTGTTGGAAGCGTTCTGGTCACCGGCGGGAATTCCCTCGCTGTTGAAGTACATCATCGGCGGCTCACTCTGGGGACTGGTCGCGTTGTACCTGTTGCTAGCCGGTCGCGGTGGTGATTCGTCGGAAGAAATCGATTGA
- a CDS encoding CinA family protein, with amino-acid sequence MSGLPELYESAKFLAERLRQCDRKVVFAESCTGGLVSSVVTAVAGVSDVMCGSTVVYRIETKAEWLGISRDLLDDPGPVSEIVARLMAEGVLAKTPEATVAASVTGHVGPFAPEDQDGLVFIGVAGRNREPEVFEYRLERTPDDANESELHQLRIARQMTAAKLVLESVLSFVTSA; translated from the coding sequence ATGAGTGGGTTGCCGGAACTCTATGAGTCGGCCAAATTTTTGGCAGAGCGACTTCGTCAGTGTGATCGGAAAGTTGTCTTCGCAGAGAGTTGCACGGGCGGCTTGGTCTCTAGCGTGGTGACGGCGGTTGCGGGCGTGTCCGATGTGATGTGCGGGTCGACCGTGGTGTACCGCATCGAGACCAAAGCCGAATGGTTGGGGATTTCTCGAGACCTCCTCGACGATCCTGGCCCAGTCAGTGAGATTGTGGCACGGTTGATGGCCGAGGGTGTGCTTGCGAAAACTCCGGAAGCGACGGTGGCGGCATCGGTGACGGGGCACGTTGGTCCGTTTGCTCCTGAGGATCAAGACGGTTTGGTCTTCATCGGCGTTGCTGGGCGAAATCGGGAACCAGAGGTCTTTGAATATCGTCTAGAACGAACGCCCGATGATGCCAACGAAAGCGAACTACACCAGCTTCGAATTGCTCGACAGATGACGGCGGCAAAGTTAGTGCTGGAATCCGTGTTGAGTTTCGTCACGTCTGCGTAA
- a CDS encoding DUF1553 domain-containing protein, translating to MRRLWWCLFLLGLPMGNLSASELSLSSEIDRLIHANGQPEKFASAANDEEFLRRVYLDLAGRIPTHNETATFLNEKSPQKREKLIDDLLAGPDFPRQMAERLNIWLMERRGENDEWKKFLRSACEENQSWGEIVRRIIKPDDSNETTRGAAFFITQRLVSRGAMAPIDVPGLTRDVGRLFAGVDWQCAQCHDHLTVDDYYQEDFQGLHTIFEKVATRRGSKFPAIDEILMSAPQEFMSVFIQEPRTTPPRVPGGSEIPIPEFPKGEEYEVAPDRKKRIVGVPKFSPLRELANGLTTTENKLFSRNMANRLWWMMTGRGLVEPLDLHHTGNPATHPELLDLLASEFAAHNFDIKWLLREIGRSNTYQRSSQLPDESETPAPYEFASEKRLSAEQLFWSVLIATKEFDRLAEPGQSIEDVVAASKDLQTLRETFVDTFANPPTEPEIDFEPSVKAALYLMNGDGVHKLIAPKDGNLTHQLAKRSDAELTDELFLAILVRRPTDEERKDVQSYLAENEVRRESAIQNLIWALVSGTEFCLNH from the coding sequence ATGAGACGACTCTGGTGGTGTTTGTTTCTGCTCGGTTTGCCAATGGGAAACCTTTCGGCCAGCGAACTGTCTCTCTCATCGGAAATTGATCGACTCATTCACGCAAACGGACAGCCCGAAAAGTTCGCGTCCGCTGCCAATGATGAGGAATTTCTTCGGCGAGTTTATCTCGATCTCGCCGGTCGCATTCCCACTCACAACGAAACCGCCACATTTCTGAATGAGAAATCACCTCAGAAACGCGAGAAACTCATCGACGATTTGCTTGCCGGTCCGGATTTCCCTCGGCAAATGGCCGAGCGGCTCAATATTTGGTTGATGGAACGACGTGGCGAGAATGATGAGTGGAAGAAATTTCTGCGATCCGCGTGCGAGGAAAATCAATCGTGGGGCGAAATCGTGCGGCGAATTATCAAGCCGGACGACTCCAATGAGACGACGCGAGGAGCGGCGTTTTTCATCACACAACGGTTGGTCTCACGGGGCGCGATGGCTCCCATCGATGTTCCCGGACTCACCCGCGATGTGGGGCGATTGTTCGCCGGCGTCGATTGGCAGTGTGCCCAGTGTCACGACCACCTCACCGTTGACGATTACTACCAGGAAGATTTTCAAGGGTTACACACCATCTTTGAAAAGGTCGCCACTCGACGCGGCAGCAAGTTTCCGGCCATTGACGAAATACTGATGTCCGCACCGCAGGAGTTTATGTCGGTATTCATTCAGGAACCCCGCACGACTCCGCCCCGAGTTCCCGGTGGATCGGAAATCCCAATTCCCGAATTTCCCAAAGGTGAAGAATACGAAGTTGCTCCGGATCGAAAAAAACGAATCGTCGGCGTGCCGAAATTCAGCCCGCTACGCGAACTCGCCAACGGATTGACAACCACCGAAAATAAATTGTTCAGCCGCAATATGGCGAACCGTTTGTGGTGGATGATGACCGGTCGCGGATTGGTTGAACCGTTGGACTTACATCACACAGGGAACCCGGCCACACATCCGGAATTGCTCGATCTGTTAGCGTCCGAGTTTGCTGCTCACAACTTTGACATCAAATGGCTACTCCGTGAAATCGGGCGTTCAAATACCTACCAACGGAGCAGCCAACTTCCCGATGAGAGCGAAACACCCGCGCCATATGAATTCGCGAGTGAAAAACGACTGTCGGCCGAACAGCTCTTTTGGAGTGTGCTGATCGCGACTAAAGAATTCGATCGACTTGCCGAACCCGGTCAGTCCATTGAAGACGTCGTTGCTGCTTCCAAAGACCTACAGACGCTACGGGAAACCTTCGTCGATACATTCGCCAACCCACCGACGGAACCCGAGATTGATTTTGAACCATCTGTCAAAGCCGCGTTGTATCTCATGAACGGTGACGGCGTGCATAAGCTGATCGCCCCCAAAGACGGCAACTTGACTCATCAACTAGCCAAACGATCAGATGCGGAATTAACGGACGAATTGTTCTTGGCAATCCTGGTTCGTCGTCCCACCGATGAAGAACGCAAGGACGTGCAAAGCTATCTGGCGGAAAATGAAGTCCGTCGAGAGTCCGCCATTCAGAACCTCATCTGGGCACTCGTGTCCGGCACGGAATTCTGTTTAAACCACTGA
- a CDS encoding DUF1501 domain-containing protein — MPHPRCQIADHTLSRRRMLGALAGTAGGLACGGLLQPTFAKELQKSDKQMLLVWLDGGMSQLESWDPKPGTQFGGPYRSIPTSLPGVHLSELMPRLAKQMHRFSLVRSMRTEDPNHSSGVGKILRGHPKNRGVEYPFMGSAVAKLLGPTKSGLPPYVWVKPGNGGFISKHAGFLGAKYGAFALGNGKPPKNLVRLDSITVEDDLARNALREKFNRRYAKRHPPNNSEAHSYVYDVAQTLMKHSDLFDEATLSDRDRDRYGRTDLGKHTLLGRRLIEAGVRFVQVQSYGWDTHGDNFNAHASRVPKVDQALSALLEDLDERGLSERVLVVVMCEFGRTPRINGSVGRDHWPNAWSLAMTGCGIRPGTVIGETNADGTDIVGERYDIGALFHTWYHAIGIDPTTTEFMNGTQPLPIAHDEMQPIRELLS, encoded by the coding sequence ATGCCTCATCCCCGATGTCAAATCGCGGATCATACGTTGTCGCGGCGTCGTATGTTGGGAGCGCTTGCGGGAACGGCGGGCGGTCTGGCGTGTGGTGGATTGCTCCAACCCACCTTCGCCAAAGAGTTGCAAAAGAGCGACAAGCAAATGCTCTTGGTGTGGCTCGATGGCGGTATGAGTCAGCTTGAAAGTTGGGACCCAAAACCGGGCACCCAATTCGGCGGCCCTTACCGCTCGATTCCCACATCGCTTCCTGGTGTGCATCTCAGTGAATTGATGCCACGACTGGCGAAGCAAATGCATCGCTTCAGTCTTGTTCGCAGTATGCGGACAGAAGACCCGAACCATTCCAGTGGCGTCGGCAAAATTCTGCGTGGGCACCCGAAGAATCGCGGTGTCGAATACCCGTTCATGGGGTCGGCGGTGGCCAAGTTGTTAGGACCAACCAAAAGTGGGTTGCCGCCGTATGTTTGGGTCAAACCGGGCAATGGCGGGTTTATCTCAAAACACGCCGGATTCCTCGGAGCGAAATACGGAGCGTTCGCGCTCGGCAACGGCAAACCACCGAAGAATCTCGTGCGTCTGGATTCCATCACCGTTGAAGATGATCTCGCCCGTAATGCCCTGCGGGAGAAGTTCAATCGACGATACGCCAAACGCCATCCACCGAATAACAGCGAAGCCCACAGCTACGTCTACGATGTCGCCCAAACGCTGATGAAGCATTCAGATTTGTTCGACGAAGCCACACTCTCGGACCGTGACCGCGATCGCTACGGCCGTACGGATTTAGGTAAGCACACGCTGCTCGGGCGACGACTGATCGAAGCTGGCGTGCGGTTCGTGCAGGTTCAGTCCTACGGTTGGGACACGCATGGCGACAATTTCAATGCCCATGCCAGTCGTGTGCCGAAGGTCGATCAGGCGTTGTCGGCATTGCTAGAAGACCTCGACGAACGCGGTTTGTCCGAACGGGTTCTGGTCGTGGTGATGTGTGAATTCGGTCGCACTCCACGGATCAATGGGTCTGTCGGGCGTGATCATTGGCCGAATGCGTGGTCTCTGGCAATGACCGGTTGCGGGATTCGTCCTGGCACCGTCATCGGGGAAACAAATGCCGACGGCACTGACATCGTTGGCGAACGGTACGACATCGGTGCCCTGTTCCACACCTGGTATCACGCCATCGGCATCGACCCCACAACCACCGAATTTATGAACGGCACCCAACCGCTGCCGATTGCCCACGACGAAATGCAACCGATCCGCGAATTGCTGAGCTGA
- a CDS encoding WD40 repeat domain-containing protein: MFKTETKTPQQVLATQADRQVATARFHPNGELLVTGGYDGSLRRWRIEKEALTETEPIAGHNGWIERIVFHPDSATDILVSSDSWGRLMVCHPSAENSESGQRLWKHDTAHDGRIHSLTLSADGEQIITAGQDRYVRVWETKTGKRIHDLNDHDSEVMAAAMHPHGKSVVAGDVLGVVKEWDLQSRKCVRDLDLSRMHFYDRDQDVAGLKHLRFLDDGATLVAAGMDPKRTGNVNGIPSLHFLDWKTGAIRESLVVGDNATGFVFDFERLDDGSFLIVTSGTPGNGRVLWRHPDEDEFRFEFKKLSNCHALAMHPDRHRFFVSATNRNSQGNGAVRDKETGAYLGNTSPLHLFELPEEQVQ; the protein is encoded by the coding sequence ATGTTCAAGACCGAAACCAAGACGCCTCAACAGGTCCTCGCGACTCAGGCGGATCGGCAAGTTGCAACCGCGAGATTCCATCCGAACGGTGAGCTACTGGTGACCGGCGGATACGATGGCTCGTTGCGGCGTTGGCGAATCGAGAAGGAAGCGTTGACCGAAACCGAACCAATCGCCGGACACAACGGTTGGATCGAACGGATTGTGTTCCACCCCGATTCCGCGACCGATATCCTCGTGAGTTCGGATTCCTGGGGCCGGTTGATGGTGTGTCATCCATCCGCCGAGAATTCCGAATCAGGTCAGCGTCTCTGGAAACATGACACCGCTCACGATGGTCGCATTCATTCGCTGACCCTCTCGGCGGACGGCGAACAGATCATCACCGCCGGTCAAGATCGGTACGTTCGCGTATGGGAAACGAAAACCGGCAAACGCATACACGATCTGAACGACCACGATTCCGAAGTCATGGCGGCGGCGATGCATCCGCATGGGAAGTCCGTTGTAGCGGGAGACGTCCTCGGTGTGGTCAAGGAATGGGATCTCCAATCGAGGAAGTGCGTCCGAGATCTCGATCTGTCACGAATGCACTTTTACGATCGCGATCAAGACGTGGCAGGTTTGAAACATCTGCGGTTCTTGGATGACGGCGCCACACTCGTCGCGGCTGGAATGGATCCGAAACGAACGGGGAACGTCAATGGCATTCCCAGTCTGCATTTTCTCGATTGGAAAACCGGAGCGATTCGGGAATCACTCGTGGTGGGCGACAATGCTACGGGGTTCGTGTTTGATTTTGAACGACTCGACGACGGTTCGTTTCTCATCGTCACGAGCGGAACCCCCGGCAACGGACGCGTGCTTTGGCGACATCCCGATGAAGACGAATTCCGCTTTGAATTCAAGAAACTCTCCAATTGTCATGCATTGGCGATGCACCCCGATCGCCATCGGTTTTTCGTTTCGGCTACGAATCGCAACAGCCAAGGCAACGGAGCGGTTCGTGACAAGGAAACAGGCGCGTATCTCGGCAACACGTCGCCGCTGCACTTGTTCGAATTGCCGGAAGAACAGGTTCAGTGA